One Falsibacillus pallidus genomic window, ACTTTCGAGAAATTCCTTGCCTGGAAAAACAGGTTCTCCATTTGAGTTTCTTGTGAATTCCACCCTGTTCTGAAGAAGGAGAATCGGCCATCTATTTAAGGAAAGGGGATGAAAGTACAACCCGCACCTTCCATCTTCCTGGTTTTCCTTCATTAGCTGTGAGGCAGCTTCCAGCGCATCATCCCATTTCCAACCGCTATCCGGATAAGCCATTCCTTTTTGATCAAAATGTTCCTTATTGTAGCAGAGGACAATCGGTGAAAAGACAAACGGCTTAACATACTGCGTTTTTTTCTTTCCAGCAGCGGAGAAAGGCTTTTGCAAAAAGGAATAGATGTTAGGATCCTCTGCGATTTCTTCAAATACACTGGATTGATAATGGTTAAAATCACAGAAATCCTTATAGTTTATCGTGACGACGTCAATCATATCGTTTTGGAAAAAGTCCTGTACGGTATGTCTATAATGCTCGTATGGCAAAGCAATCGTTTGCACTTTTATTGCTGGGTTTTCTGCTTCAAAACGTTTAATCAATTCTTTCAATTGAGCATCTTTGATTAGTGACGGGTAGTACCCAACCCTTAAGATCACCTGGTCAAAAGGCCGGGTCGACGCCACTTGATTGCCGATGCGTGACTTCTTGACAATCAGCCCCTCGCTGACAAGCTCCTCCAGTCCTTTTCTAACGGAGTTCTTACTAAGCCCGTACTGTTCGGCCAATATTAATTCAGAAGGAAGATAGTCTCCTACATTGATATCCCCCTCAATGATTTTCTTCCTCATGCTGGAGACTAAATGATTTAGTTTTGCTTTGAATTCTTCTCTATTAATCTTTCCACTCATGTTTGCAGATCCTTTCTGACGAAGCTTCTTATTTTATGCCAGTCAAAGTGATTCCTTTGACAAAATACCTTTGGAAGAAAATGAATATTAAAAATGTGGGAATGAAAGAAAGCACCGAACCGGCCATCTCTACGCCAAAGTTGCCTTCTTTTGTAAGCAATGAAGCAAGCCCCACTGTAACTGGATACATCTCATCACTTGTTGTAAAAATCAATGGAGTAAGGAGGTCATTCCAATTCCCGATGAAGGCAAATGTTCCTACCGTTGCGATAACCGGCTTTGCCAGTGGCAAATAGACCTTGAAAAATACGGTAAAGTCCCCGGCGCCGTCGATGTATGCTGCCTCCTCTAAATCCTTCGGCATGGTCATCATGTACTGCCTCACAAAGAAGACGCCCATGATTCCCCAGATTTCCGGAACAATCAATGGCAAGTACGTATTGATCCATCCTAAATCACTGAACATGATATAGCGCGGGATGATCAACAGCTGACTTGGTATCATGATGACCGCCATCATTATCCAAAAGATCACTTCGCGTCCGAAGAATTGTTTCCGGGCAAAAATATAGCCGAGGATAGCTGAAAAGAACATGTTGCTGAAAACCGGTATGATCGTGATGATCAATGAATTAATGATCCACTTCAAATAAGGCGCATTTTTGAAGATATAGCCAAAATTCGCAAAAGAAAATTTCTCATGGACCACCCATGTAAAGGGGTTGCCGATCGGCAGCGTCATATTTAACAAAGATCCGATGATCATAATGCCGAACGGGATGATGAACACCAGTCCTAATAGAATGAGAGGGATATAAAGCAGTTGTGAACGATTCATCATTTTTAACATGGCCTCTCCCTCCTCATTTGTAGCTCACTTCTTTCCCCATATATTTTTTCTGAATCAATGAAATAACGAAGATGATGAAGAATAGAACATAGGCCAGGACACTTGCATAGCCCAATCGGAGCGATGTAAAACCTTCCTGGTATAAGTAATAAACAATCGTAATCGTTGAATTGCTCGGGCCCCCAGATGTCAAAAGGAATGCCGAGTCGAAGATTTGGAATGATCCAATGGTCGTCACGATTGCTACGTAAAAATGGATTGGAAGCAAGAGTGGAAAAGTGATTTTCCAAAACGTCTTCCACGGTCCCGCCCCATCGATCTTTGCCGCTTCGTACAATTCATGCGGCATTGATTGCAGGCCAGCGTAATAGTAAATCATCGTACTTCCACAAACTTTGAATATGGAAAGTCCAGCAAGCACAATAAGC contains:
- a CDS encoding extracellular solute-binding protein, with the translated sequence MSGKINREEFKAKLNHLVSSMRKKIIEGDINVGDYLPSELILAEQYGLSKNSVRKGLEELVSEGLIVKKSRIGNQVASTRPFDQVILRVGYYPSLIKDAQLKELIKRFEAENPAIKVQTIALPYEHYRHTVQDFFQNDMIDVVTINYKDFCDFNHYQSSVFEEIAEDPNIYSFLQKPFSAAGKKKTQYVKPFVFSPIVLCYNKEHFDQKGMAYPDSGWKWDDALEAASQLMKENQEDGRCGLYFHPLSLNRWPILLLQNRVEFTRNSNGEPVFPGKEFLESVNLLRALFDEQQIMHTFLSDSDRDAEKLFLEQKASMIMASYFSLNEIKNHKIQYDIAPLPYLKDPSTLLLIIGLAINKFSSKKEAAAKFVDYLSGEDAQEIIRTNTLSIPAMKKAAERQDETEVYKPLRYQLFREIIPTYKLYTDIGLTAKEFGEVRNELRIYLSDLMDDKIFQQRLQAKLTIQSSIPK
- a CDS encoding carbohydrate ABC transporter permease, giving the protein MLKMMNRSQLLYIPLILLGLVFIIPFGIMIIGSLLNMTLPIGNPFTWVVHEKFSFANFGYIFKNAPYLKWIINSLIITIIPVFSNMFFSAILGYIFARKQFFGREVIFWIMMAVIMIPSQLLIIPRYIMFSDLGWINTYLPLIVPEIWGIMGVFFVRQYMMTMPKDLEEAAYIDGAGDFTVFFKVYLPLAKPVIATVGTFAFIGNWNDLLTPLIFTTSDEMYPVTVGLASLLTKEGNFGVEMAGSVLSFIPTFLIFIFFQRYFVKGITLTGIK